In Leptolyngbya sp. O-77, the genomic window TGATTCGCTAGAAGGGCACTGGCATCCACAATTTCCTGGGTTTGGGGTACTGGGGAATCATAGGTCGATTCGGTTGCGCTGGCATCAATAAATTCCAGGGGGGCATCTGGCGAGTCCGGCGAATCCGAAGCGTCCAACCCAGCCGCGATGCTGCCCCCAACGTCGTCTCCACTGTCCAGGCTGCGATCCAGTCCAAGGTTCAGCATGGTGGCTTCGCCGGTGGCCGGTTCAGGAGCCTGGGCGATCGCCCCATCCAATGTAGCCGCTGTAGCCGCCGCGTCCTCGTCCCTGTCTGAATGGTCTGCTGAGCCGTCTGCTGAGCCGTCTGCTGACGCTTCCAAAACGACCGTCTCTGAAACGACCGTCTCTGAAACGACCGTCTCTGAAACGACCGTCTCTGAAGCCACTCCTGCGGAGTCTGTCGAGGGTTCCACAGGAGGTTGCAAGTCTGAACTCGTCTCCGCATCCACATCTGCAGGCTGGAATTCCTCAGGCTGGAATGCTTCTGGAGAATCTACAGAAAATGGCTCAGGCGGGACGGTAGAGGTTTCTAGCGGCGGTTCTGGGGTTGCGGGTTCTGGGACTGAACGCTCTAGGGTGACAGGTTTCGACACGGAAGGCTCGGCCTCGTCCCAAGGCGACTCGTCTAGCGCCTCGTCAGTGGCTAGTGGGGCATCCGGCGGGGTCTGGGGGCGATTTCCGTAGGGATTGCTTTGAGAACCGCGCTTGATCGCAGGTGGAACGGGCGATGCAGCGGCAACCAGATCGGGCAAAATTTGCTTGACTCGAAAGCCGGGAATCGTGAAGGACTGCGCCACCTCAGCGGGCGTGTAGGGAGCAAACTGGGCGATCGCCTCATCGCTCGACAGCAGCGCCCGAATCACGCTCAGCGGCACCTGCACAAACAGGTTGCACAGCAAAAACGCGATGGCTGCAATGAGCAGGCCTAGCGCCCGGTTTTGGGGCAGGGTTGCGGCGGCTTCCGTCGCCACGGGCGCAAAGCGAAACAGTTGCCAGAGCAAGAGAAACAGGGCGATCGCTGCCGACCCCGCCAACGCCTGCACTTCAGTTCCCTTGAACAAATGCAGCATCCGTCGCCGATCGTCCGACAGCGCATCGGGACGCAGCGCCAGTGGGGTCAGGCTAAAAATGCAGAACGGCCGCTTCCACTGCATCCACAGCACGGGCGCAATGCCCACCACCCCCACCAGCAGCACCTCCAGCCACACGGGCAGCCACGGATCGCCCACCGCCAATCCGACCAGGCACACCTCCGCCAGCAGGGGCACTGCCGCCAGACCTGCAAGATGAACCCAGAGATACGGATCAGACCAGAAAGATCGCATAGGGCTTACCAGAGTATCCGCCGCGATAGCAGCGAGTGTTACAGCAAAAATTAGAGCCTGGGGCTACGTTTCTTGACCTACTTTTGTGATCCTAATCCAACCCGCGTGCGATCGCGCTGCTTCTATGGCACAACGCTCTCCCCGGGGCGGGTCGCGTCCAGCCACGGTTTACCACAGCGCCGATGCTGCGATAGATGCAGAGGATTGCCCCAGACTGTTTCAAACCCCAACATCCTGCTTACATCCCTTAACATGGTCAGTAAGCTAAAGGGCGGGGACTCGATCGCCTTGGGGCAGGACTTTCACACTCGCAGCCTCCCATCCTGATCCCCCCTTAACCTCCTGACTCAGGAGGAATGCTAGGAATGCCGGAAGGATCATTGTTTCAGGAATTGGGATGCCGCTGGATCGCTTTGGTCGCAACATCAACTACCTCCGCATTTCCCTCACCGATCGGTGCAATCTGCGCTGCGTCTACTGTATGCCCGTTAATATGACGTTTCGCCCACGGGCAGAACTGCTGCAAGACGCAGAGCTGTATCAACTGCTGCCGATTTTTGCCAAGCTGCTGGGCTTCAACAAGTTTCGGCTGACAGGCGGCGAACCCACCCTGCGAGAAAACATCGTCGAAATCGTCCGCTTTATCGCCGACCTGCCCGATGCGCCAGAGGTCGCCATGACCACCAACGGCGTGCTGCTGGGGCAACTGGCTGCGCCCCTGGCGGCGGCCGGTCTGCGCCGCGTCAACATCAGCATCGACACGCTCAATCCAGAGAAATTTCAGCAGATTACGCGCTGGGGCAAGCTAGACGACGTATGGCGCGGAATGCAGGCGGCGGCCGATGCGGGGCTGCGGGTGAAGCTAAATGCCGTTGTGGTGCGCGGCTTTAACGATGGGCAGGACGTGGTAGACCTGGCGCGGCTGACCTACGAATTTCCCTGGCAGGTGCGGTTTATCGAGATGATGCCCTTTGGGGAAGTATCGGGCTTTCAGCAGCAAAACACGGTGAGCGAAGACGAGCTGCTGGGCGTGATTGGGCAACACCTGCAACCGCCAGCCCTGCTGAACCAAGGAGAACTAGATGGCGAAGCGCGGCTCTATCAACTGCCGGGGGCGCTGGGCACGCTGGGCTTTATTAGCTCTGTGACGAAGCCGTTTTGTGCGGGCTGCAATCGGGCGCGGCTGACGGCAGATGGGCGGCTGCGGCTCTGCCTGCTGCGGGAAAAGGAACTGGACTTGCTGACTCCGCTGCGCCGGGGAGCCAGTGTAGATGACCTGAAGGCGCTGATTGAAGAGAGCATCTGGTGGAAACCCTGGGGCCACGGGCTGGCGGCTCAGGACGTGCCGATGAACCGGGTGATGTCGGAGATTGGGGGCTAGTGCTGGGAATTGGGGCGTGAATTTTCTCGATTCCAGTCGGCTTGAAAGCTCGTTTAGTCTGCTTGAGTGCCCGCGCTGCCGTTCAAGTCTGAGCGCGATCGCCCCCGCGACAACTGGGCGATCGCCCAACGCGCCGTCGCCTGCACCTCTGGGTCTGGGTCATTCACGGCATGGCTGAGCAGGTCGCTCATCTGCGTCACCACGTCATACATGCGCGTCACGTCTCGAATCGCGTTTTTGCGAACATCGGCATTGCTGTCGCGCAGGGAGGTGAGCAAGGCTTGCTTCATCGGCTTGAGTGTCCGCAGGGCAATCTCCGACAGCGTTGCCAGAATCAGGCTGCACTGCTGCGAATCAGCCTCCACCAGCAGATCGACCAGCGGCTGCACTGCCCGCGAATCGCCCGCCTGACCCAGTTCCCAAATGGCCTTGCGGCGAGTCGCCGGGTCGGGGCTGTGCAGTTCCTCCAGCAGCTTATCCACAATGCTGATGCGCTGGAGCCGGGTGGTTTCTGTGAGAACGGTTTCCAGAGAAGTTTCAGGATTTGAGTCGGGTGCGGCGTGGGCGAGGGAATCCACAGGCTGGGGCGATCGCGCTGGCGTAGGAATCAACGCATGGGAGGAACTGGTCGCCGCGATCGGGCCCACCGTTTCCCACAGCATATTGGGCTTTGGATCAGGCTGTGGGGCGGGTTCAGCGCCCGTCACGCGGGTCACGACCTCAGAAGTCGCAGGTGGAGCCTGGGGCGGTGCATCGCCATTCCCTGTGGCGGCATGACCTGTGGCGGCATGACCTGTGGCGAGGTTGCTTGGGGCGGCCGACTCTGCCGCTGCCCGCGACCAGCTCGGATTGAGCGGCGGCTCCAACGGCACGCCCACCCCTGAGCCGCCGGCCCCGTCGAGCGCAGGCCCGCTGTCTGTTTCCAACGTCCCCAGCCGACTCTGGCGCAACTGGCTGTAGATAACCCCGATGGCGATCGCCAGCCCTGCCAGCAGTCCTGCCCAGCCGATCCAGTCTGCGGATTCAGTCGATTCTGGTTCCGGTGCCACTGGCTCACGCTGCGGCACTCCAGCAGCTTCGCCAGCTTCACCCGCCGCCAACTCTGACGGTTCCACATCCGCCTCATCTGTCTCTATTCCGCCACTAGCAGGCATAGCTGCTCCACCCAACAGGGGTGCTTCATCACCCAACAACTCTGCCCTGGCTCGTTGCAGTCTGGCGCGGGTGGGGTCGTCTAACTCACCTGTGGCCACCAGCCCCGATTCTTTTTGAAACGTCAGCAGCGCGGTCTGCGTCTCTTTGCCAAATTCACCATTAATTGCGCCGTAGTAATAGCCCAGTCGATTGAGCGTGGTTTGCAATTCCTGCACAGCCGCCCCCCGACTGCCCAATCCCAATAGCTCTGGCGGCGAGGGCGAGGGAGCGCTGGGTAGGTCGGCGGGTTGACTAGATTGGGCGAGATAGAGTGCAGGGGCGATCGCCCCATCCGTCTGGGTTTCCTCCCCACTGGTTTGAGCCACTGCGCCAGAAACCCACTGCAAGCTCGAAGCCACCCCCCGCAAATCAGCAGCGAGTCCTACAGAAGAAATCACAATCAGCAGCAGCACCGTAGAACAGCGCATGAAACTCCAGGTCAAGATTGCAGACTGAGGCATCATCGCTCAGGGAAGACTCCCATCATGCCCGTTTTCACCTCAGCGATTCCAGGTTATCAATGCCCATCCAACACCTATTTCATCTCCTATCTCATCCAATAGTCAGGATTTTAGAGCGAATTTACGCTAGCAGATACGCAGCACGGCTTCACCCATAAAATGACTATCTCAGGACTCACGCACCCGCGATGAATTTTCTCGATTCTGGACGATTTCTCACGGGCACAGCCTGTGAGAGACCGTCCAACTGCGTCAGTCCCCTATCTTTCTCATTCTAGGCAGCTTGAACGGCTCCAGTATCTAAGCGCGTATCTAAGCGCGAGGGGCAATGCCCCCCCATTAGCTTAGTTCTAAATCAATTTCACAGAATGTTCGGACGGCCTGCCAAATCGCATCCTGTTGGTCGGTTAACGCATGGTCACTATCAAATTCCAGTAGCGTCACCCAGGGGCGCGTAGCGGCGTAATCTCGGCTGGACTGAATTGGAATTACGTCATCTCGAACCCCGTGCAAGATCAGCGTGGGCACTGGCCGCCTCAGCGTGGTGTGATCATACATCGCTGCATCCGAGACAAATCCATAATGCAGCGGCCGCATTGCCTGATCGCCATAA contains:
- a CDS encoding HEAT repeat domain-containing protein, with amino-acid sequence MMPQSAILTWSFMRCSTVLLLIVISSVGLAADLRGVASSLQWVSGAVAQTSGEETQTDGAIAPALYLAQSSQPADLPSAPSPSPPELLGLGSRGAAVQELQTTLNRLGYYYGAINGEFGKETQTALLTFQKESGLVATGELDDPTRARLQRARAELLGDEAPLLGGAAMPASGGIETDEADVEPSELAAGEAGEAAGVPQREPVAPEPESTESADWIGWAGLLAGLAIAIGVIYSQLRQSRLGTLETDSGPALDGAGGSGVGVPLEPPLNPSWSRAAAESAAPSNLATGHAATGHAATGNGDAPPQAPPATSEVVTRVTGAEPAPQPDPKPNMLWETVGPIAATSSSHALIPTPARSPQPVDSLAHAAPDSNPETSLETVLTETTRLQRISIVDKLLEELHSPDPATRRKAIWELGQAGDSRAVQPLVDLLVEADSQQCSLILATLSEIALRTLKPMKQALLTSLRDSNADVRKNAIRDVTRMYDVVTQMSDLLSHAVNDPDPEVQATARWAIAQLSRGRSRSDLNGSAGTQAD
- a CDS encoding low-complexity tail membrane protein, whose translation is MRSFWSDPYLWVHLAGLAAVPLLAEVCLVGLAVGDPWLPVWLEVLLVGVVGIAPVLWMQWKRPFCIFSLTPLALRPDALSDDRRRMLHLFKGTEVQALAGSAAIALFLLLWQLFRFAPVATEAAATLPQNRALGLLIAAIAFLLCNLFVQVPLSVIRALLSSDEAIAQFAPYTPAEVAQSFTIPGFRVKQILPDLVAAASPVPPAIKRGSQSNPYGNRPQTPPDAPLATDEALDESPWDEAEPSVSKPVTLERSVPEPATPEPPLETSTVPPEPFSVDSPEAFQPEEFQPADVDAETSSDLQPPVEPSTDSAGVASETVVSETVVSETVVSETVVLEASADGSADGSADHSDRDEDAAATAATLDGAIAQAPEPATGEATMLNLGLDRSLDSGDDVGGSIAAGLDASDSPDSPDAPLEFIDASATESTYDSPVPQTQEIVDASALLANQPAGKTTEGAIAPEQNSLEEPSDPISADTLDLNVEALVAEALEAVDAELLRELPDPLTDVSLTDDAASEFESPERPPAENP
- the moaA gene encoding GTP 3',8-cyclase MoaA; its protein translation is MPLDRFGRNINYLRISLTDRCNLRCVYCMPVNMTFRPRAELLQDAELYQLLPIFAKLLGFNKFRLTGGEPTLRENIVEIVRFIADLPDAPEVAMTTNGVLLGQLAAPLAAAGLRRVNISIDTLNPEKFQQITRWGKLDDVWRGMQAAADAGLRVKLNAVVVRGFNDGQDVVDLARLTYEFPWQVRFIEMMPFGEVSGFQQQNTVSEDELLGVIGQHLQPPALLNQGELDGEARLYQLPGALGTLGFISSVTKPFCAGCNRARLTADGRLRLCLLREKELDLLTPLRRGASVDDLKALIEESIWWKPWGHGLAAQDVPMNRVMSEIGG